One window from the genome of Pyxicephalus adspersus chromosome 6, UCB_Pads_2.0, whole genome shotgun sequence encodes:
- the CCM2L gene encoding cerebral cavernous malformations 2 protein-like isoform X1 produces the protein MDQQAKKGKKALVSPIKRLVSLKSARRSAAKNSSYRRPLHSVPVMPPDYLLDPQILLHDYVEKEVKFLGHLTWVVASLNPSSRDEILQLLDTARQLKELPLHCTPEQDSILSMSARSLLLTWRDNEELILRIPTHEIAAASYVRDDALHLLVLKTGLGLDPVPAAGSLERKPPVGKADRPGSKPVGGPMERRHTICSLDWKMAHRTSDGRPKGGGSLERRGEKQDSGSWEKRQGGQACANWERRMTFSGSWERRQPCGGSWEKRHQPCGGSWERRQPCGGSWERRQPCGGSWEKRQPCGGSWERRQPCGGSWERRQTCGGSWERRHTGQNPLDPKEPCPDAYCNLIILAVENRDAAEESCALICQVFQIIYGDQSIECVDRAGYHYTSPPERPWLSRCDSSHTDGTFSYDADYSCCSSFNGSHDTFEVHYSGESSPSFAMSEQSLASGVSDGDQSGVPLEQLQEYMITLRNKLAPVEIYRFACLLREYRLGMDVKDYCRELLHLYGENRKFLLLGLRPFIPDMDIGYFEGFLESIGIRDGGILTDSFGRIKRSMSTTSASAVRNYDSCSPSSPSHSFNRMITDITHNIEALARDEDEEDDDVNDDFL, from the exons ATGGATCAACAggcaaagaaaggaaagaag GCTCTGGTCTCACCTATTAAGCGTCTGGTGTCACTCAAATCAGCTCGACGCTCTGCGGCAAAGAACAGCAGCTACCGACGTCCTCTCCATTCTGTGCCTGTGATGCCCCCAGACTACTTGCTGGACCCTCAGATCCTGCTGCATGACTATGTAGAGAAAGAAGTAAAG TTCTTAGGTCACCTGACGTGGGTGGTCGCATCCCTAAATCCATCTAGCCGAGATGAAATCCTACAACTTCTGGACACAGCTCGG CAATTAAAAGAGCTGCCTCTACACTGCACTCCAGAGCAGGATAGTATCCTCAGTATGTCCGCTCGCAGCCTTCTACTGACCTGGAGGGACAATGAGGAGCTGATCCTACGGATTCCCACTCACGAGATTGCTGCCGCTTCTTATGTCAGGGATGATGCACTCCACCTTCTTGTCCTCAAAACAG gtctTGGACTGGACCCAGTCCCAGCAGCAGGGAGCCTGGAGAGAAAGCCACCAGTCGGCAAGGCTGACAGACCAGGCTCCAAGCCTGTAGGGGGTCCCATGGAGAGGCGTCACACTATTTGCAGCTTGGACTGGAAAATGGCTCATAGGACATCAGATGGACGACCCAAAGGAGGTGGCAGCTTAGAAAGACGAGGAGAAAAGCAGGACAGTGGAAGCTGGGAGAAGAGACAAGGAGGGCAGGCCTGCGCCAACTGGGAGAGGAGAATGACTTTTAGTGGAAGTTGGGAGAGGAGGCAGCCGTGTGGGGGAAGCTGGGAGAAACGACACCAGCCTTGTGGTGGCAGTTGGGAAAGAAGACAGCCTTGTGGAGGCAGCTGGGAAAGGCGGCAGCCTTGCGGGGGAAGCTGGGAAAAACGACAACCTTGTGGAGGAAGTTGGGAGAGGCGGCAGCCCTGTGGTGGCAGCTGGGAGAGGCGGCAGACCTGCGGTGGCAGCTGGGAGAGGAGGCACACAGGACAAAACCCTTTGGATCCAAAGGAGCCTTGTCCAGATGCCTACTGCAACTTAATCATCCTGGCTGTAGAGAACAGA GATGCTGCAGAAGAATCCTGCGCTCTCATCTGTCAAGTCTTCCAAATCATCTACGGAGACCAGAGCATTGAATGCGTAGATCGTGCAGGGTACCATTATACCTCACCGCCAGAAAGACCATGGTTGTCTCGCT GTGACAGCTCACACACAGATGGCACGTTCTCCTATGATGCAGACTACAGCTGCTGCAGTTCTTT TAATGGCTCTCATGACACGTTTGAAGTGCATTACAGCGGCGAGTCGTCTCCTTCTTTCGCAATGTCTGAGCAGAGTTTGGCATCGGGAGTCAGTGATGGCGATCAGAGCGGAGTGCCCCTGGAGCAGCTGCAGGAGTACATGATCACT TTAAGAAACAAGTTGGCCCCCGTGGAGATCTATCGCTTTGCGTGTCTTCTGCGTGAATATCGCCTCGGAATGGATGTGAAGGACTACTGTAGGGAGCTGCTGCATTTGTatggagaaaacagaaaatttctTCTGCTTG GTCTCAGACCTTTCATCCCTGACATGGACATCGGCTACTTTGAAGGTTTCCTGGAGAGCATCGGTATACGGGATGGAGGGATCCTCACGGACAGTTTCGGGAGGATCAAGCGCAGCATGAGCACCACCTCGGCCTCGGCAGTGCGGAACTACGATAGCTGCTCGCCAAGCTCGCCCTCCCACTCCTTCAACCGTATGATCACAGACATCACTCACAACATCGAGGCCTTGGCAAGAGATGAagatgaggaagatgatgatgtCAATGATGATTTCTTGTGA
- the CCM2L gene encoding cerebral cavernous malformations 2 protein-like isoform X2 codes for MDQQAKKGKKALVSPIKRLVSLKSARRSAAKNSSYRRPLHSVPVMPPDYLLDPQILLHDYVEKEVKFLGHLTWVVASLNPSSRDEILQLLDTARQLKELPLHCTPEQDSILSMSARSLLLTWRDNEELILRIPTHEIAAASYVRDDALHLLVLKTGLGLDPVPAAGSLERKPPVGKADRPGSKPVGGPMERRHTICSLDWKMAHRTSDGRPKGGGSLERRGEKQDSGSWEKRQGGQACANWERRMTFSGSWERRQPCGGSWEKRHQPCGGSWERRQPCGGSWERRQPCGGSWEKRQPCGGSWERRQPCGGSWERRQTCGGSWERRHTGQNPLDPKEPCPDAYCNLIILAVENRDAAEESCALICQVFQIIYGDQSIECVDRAGYHYTSPPERPWLSRCDSSHTDGTFSYDADYSCCSSFNGSHDTFEVHYSGESSPSFAMSEQSLASGVSDGDQSGVPLEQLQEYMITLRNKLAPVEIYRFACLLREYRLGMDVKDYCRELLHLYGENRKFLLLASMIDVDPFPKLLCIVAWRTGPIGRSRELKSARRNQPTSYRSQTFHP; via the exons ATGGATCAACAggcaaagaaaggaaagaag GCTCTGGTCTCACCTATTAAGCGTCTGGTGTCACTCAAATCAGCTCGACGCTCTGCGGCAAAGAACAGCAGCTACCGACGTCCTCTCCATTCTGTGCCTGTGATGCCCCCAGACTACTTGCTGGACCCTCAGATCCTGCTGCATGACTATGTAGAGAAAGAAGTAAAG TTCTTAGGTCACCTGACGTGGGTGGTCGCATCCCTAAATCCATCTAGCCGAGATGAAATCCTACAACTTCTGGACACAGCTCGG CAATTAAAAGAGCTGCCTCTACACTGCACTCCAGAGCAGGATAGTATCCTCAGTATGTCCGCTCGCAGCCTTCTACTGACCTGGAGGGACAATGAGGAGCTGATCCTACGGATTCCCACTCACGAGATTGCTGCCGCTTCTTATGTCAGGGATGATGCACTCCACCTTCTTGTCCTCAAAACAG gtctTGGACTGGACCCAGTCCCAGCAGCAGGGAGCCTGGAGAGAAAGCCACCAGTCGGCAAGGCTGACAGACCAGGCTCCAAGCCTGTAGGGGGTCCCATGGAGAGGCGTCACACTATTTGCAGCTTGGACTGGAAAATGGCTCATAGGACATCAGATGGACGACCCAAAGGAGGTGGCAGCTTAGAAAGACGAGGAGAAAAGCAGGACAGTGGAAGCTGGGAGAAGAGACAAGGAGGGCAGGCCTGCGCCAACTGGGAGAGGAGAATGACTTTTAGTGGAAGTTGGGAGAGGAGGCAGCCGTGTGGGGGAAGCTGGGAGAAACGACACCAGCCTTGTGGTGGCAGTTGGGAAAGAAGACAGCCTTGTGGAGGCAGCTGGGAAAGGCGGCAGCCTTGCGGGGGAAGCTGGGAAAAACGACAACCTTGTGGAGGAAGTTGGGAGAGGCGGCAGCCCTGTGGTGGCAGCTGGGAGAGGCGGCAGACCTGCGGTGGCAGCTGGGAGAGGAGGCACACAGGACAAAACCCTTTGGATCCAAAGGAGCCTTGTCCAGATGCCTACTGCAACTTAATCATCCTGGCTGTAGAGAACAGA GATGCTGCAGAAGAATCCTGCGCTCTCATCTGTCAAGTCTTCCAAATCATCTACGGAGACCAGAGCATTGAATGCGTAGATCGTGCAGGGTACCATTATACCTCACCGCCAGAAAGACCATGGTTGTCTCGCT GTGACAGCTCACACACAGATGGCACGTTCTCCTATGATGCAGACTACAGCTGCTGCAGTTCTTT TAATGGCTCTCATGACACGTTTGAAGTGCATTACAGCGGCGAGTCGTCTCCTTCTTTCGCAATGTCTGAGCAGAGTTTGGCATCGGGAGTCAGTGATGGCGATCAGAGCGGAGTGCCCCTGGAGCAGCTGCAGGAGTACATGATCACT TTAAGAAACAAGTTGGCCCCCGTGGAGATCTATCGCTTTGCGTGTCTTCTGCGTGAATATCGCCTCGGAATGGATGTGAAGGACTACTGTAGGGAGCTGCTGCATTTGTatggagaaaacagaaaatttctTCTGCTTG CTTCCATGATTGATGTGGATCCTTTTCCCAAACTTCTATGTATAGTAGCTTGGAGGACGGGGCCAATAGGACGGAGTAGAGAATTGAAATCTGCCCGGAGGAATCAGCCAACGTCTTACAG GTCTCAGACCTTTCATCCCTGA